In Diadema setosum chromosome 2, eeDiaSeto1, whole genome shotgun sequence, the DNA window acgccccagtcacatagacatcccggatcaccccggaccaccccagatctgatccggggagagatccgtgttgacgccgggaggccaacacggcaacttttggaggtcaaaaacatccagcatcatccggggattgccgtgttggcagagcaatccggggtggtccgtgtggctgccgtgtagctgccgtgttgatccgtgtagatgccgtgtttgtccgtgtagacgccgcgctcttccggccttatccatgtagctgccgtgttgataccatgtgtacagtcataccaaaatcccggatctccccggatcaccgtgtagatccttgagcatccgtgtttatatgtgactggggcattagccACACAGATTTTTCAGCCTAATGTGTGCATACATTTGTAACAGCAATCTTAGATTCAGTTAAGTTAACTACCATACATTTAGCATATGGACTTACATTTTACTATCTGTGAACAACTAATATATCTTCTTATGGACTTCAGAAAAGGGAAATAAATTTTGGCACCATTGAGcgcaatttcagttcaatttacaTGATTTTCAATCATCTCCATCCACTGCTAAACATCTAAAGACCGTCTTCTATGACTAAATATCTatcacaagagaaaaaaaacatggttcAACGATATCATATGAAAGGCAAGGATTGACATCAGCATACAATGtttcatacaataaaaaaaaaaggagtgccTACTGTCTCATTTAGAGTTAACAATAGATATTTGGGATGAGCAAATATTATGCATACTGCACACTCTTTTCCAAGCACTAACACGCTGCGAAATGCCACATATATTGACAcaggtacaaatgtatttgattCTACTTACTCACTGAAGTTTAGGTGTTTGTGGTGTATCAAGAGAGAAATTCCACAATTCTGCCTATAGATACACAAGGTAATGAGCTTTCCAAtctaatacactgtacaggtacTCAGATAGTGTTAACAGCAGCAAGGACAGaactataaaaaaatataaaataaaacaatggcATTTGAAGAACATTTGATTGTCACACACCTCAAAAGTGTTGAATTGAAAGCATAAAACATAGACACTCAGACAGTTAATAACTTATAAAAGTGTCCTGTTGTTATAAGCCAGCCACGATGCGAGCACGAGAAAAGCTTACACAGTGCCAAGTAATACCCAATACTTGTAATACATTCagtctctctatctctctccctccctccccatctacccccccccccctccatttctccctccctccctctacctctcctATGGCattccttcttctcttcctcattCATTCCTCTCTTGTGTTTTCCATCTAAATCTTATTTCACACACACCTTACTATAAAAGTCACCACCCTTTCTCTCACGAGCAACtgtaaatgcaaaaattttcacgGTGTATTAATTTTTCGCGCATTTTGTGCTACTTTTGGCTGGGGCGAATTCTAACACCAGtgaaaaatatcttcacaacttTTTCTGCACATActgaatgggttgacaattgtGCAGCGTGAATTCAAGAACCCACAAATATGTGTTTTAGCTGCTCAGCATGTAAAATTAATCACGGAAAAATATGGACGTTTGCAGTAATCCGAacagaatatatttttttttctgtgctaaGAGGTGGGGGGTTCCATCTTCAGGAAATCCTGTTCCAAGAAAACTCCAGTCACACACTAACAGCATCCACAGCAGTGAGATTAGTCCACTACATTTACATGGAATGCAAAAAATACCTTACATCAGAGGACTAATGCTTACATTTATGGCAAGATGGCGAACAGGCTCCCAAGCCACACAGTATGTGGTGGCATAACATTTCATTGCTATATCTGCGATTTGGATAAGTTATGGAAATGTAATATGTATAAAGAGATTGGCTCAATTTTACATCTAGACGAATAATATAATGCGCTAAATTTGTTAATTGCATATGGTGTTCACTTCAGAGCAGGATGCGGGTTTTCGGGAAGATAATGCTACACTGTAtcttctttttccattttttttttccctctttgaaGGAGGAAAAATGGTGGAAGTTCAAGTTTTTACAGCTTTATGATCAGCCTCAATAACAGATCTGCTAGTAAAATGAGTAAACATCTCTGTAGAGAATAAACTGAGACTTCAGATGTCAAATTGACCAAACATCATTTTGAAAGCGTGAAGCTGTCTAAAGTCATGCTGTCAAGACATGTATACAAGAAACTGAGTCCACCAGTAATGAGAGTTCCTACGTGATGCCTTCCGCAAGTACATTGTGCAGCTAAAATACAATTGGGTCATTGAGATTTTTAGCTGACAATAAAGGGTTAGCCAAAACTACACTCTGCAATACAGGATGAAGACTGCACGGTATGTGTGTGTAGAATATTTACTTGCAATAAATTATGTGATAAATACATCATAGCATTAATGCACAGAGGATTAACttggtctttaaaaaaaaatgttttaaaaagtcAGCCTTAGCATCAAACTTCACAAACACTGACAAGTCTTTCTACACTTGATACATTTCCATGACGAGGCCACCAACCAACCCACGTCCCTACGACTTGACCAGCTTGAAACCGTGGCCGGTGTTGATCACTTTGGGTGGGAGCCACATTAGCTTCCATCGCCGTATGCAGTGCAGGCATGACGAGCACAGAGACAGGACGTCGAGGGCGCTGGGCAGCTGGAGGAGCTTGATGAGAGGGTGCGTGGCCCGCGGGAAGTTGCTCTGCCAGTGGCTCTCCATTTCAGCCTCCGTGGGCTGGTGGAAGACAAACTCCCCCCAGCGCCCTGACACCGCATAACTAGCCTTGATACGCCGCCCTTGCTCATGCCACGTGATGTCAGTCTCCTTGGTGCAGTTGAAGTCGACCCACTCTTTGGTGAAGTCGCCCACAGAGGTCGTGACCCCTGTCTCTGGATCCGTCGACTTGCTCAGGACGGAGGTCTGTATCGCCAGGAAGTTGTCCCCGTCTTTCTGGACGCGCTTGGGCCAGTCACCACTCGTCCGCGTGTCCATCATTATGATGAGCCTTGAGCCACTCTGCTGGTCAAGTGATGACCATAGCTCCAACAGACTGTCAAATTTTAATATTCCATTATCTGTGGGGATAATGAGATAACATCATAAAAATACCACGCAAACACCTGATTACATACAGGAAGTATTCATTTGTAACCATCCAGACATCATTCATAGAGCATAACAATGTGTGACACTCTTTACTACAGTAGGAAGGTCCAGTTTCATATAAACACTAAGGGACAAGTAAACCAGAGCCTATGAAGAACCTATGAAGAGTTTAAATGTCAAAAGCGGTACATACATTTTTGTCCAATAAGAGAGCAAAACATACGCAACGTATCATATTGTTTCAACAATTTGTAAGAAGTACATTCAATAGTACAAGAGCAATATGCACATGTACTACATGTGTACaagaaaatatacaaagtaaaaccTCAAGAATACATCCTTGGTGACTAATAGTAGTTTGTAAATGGGGGTCAAGGGAGCAAGTTGTACCTCAGAGAATTGTAAGCCAGACAAAATTGCAAATACTGAAGGAAAAACTACGACTGCATGTTCTTACCTGTCACTTGCGAGAAAGTTATCATCAGTCAGACAACATGCAGACTGACTTTACCAGTACACAGAGTCATTGCCTAGGAACATTGATGGTACACTAAGGCACCATtttataaaagatgttaggatagcaactcttgctggactagcaacttccaatagcaagaGCAAATTAGGAAgttggattcttgtcgttaccgtGAAAATTGCCATTTCAGCACGAGTTGCTATCACATCaactttttacacttgtatgaAAGAGGCCCAGGAGAAGCTAATACTAGTAGACTGTccattgaattgaactgaattgaatttattttccaGACTCATTGCAATATACTATATACAACCTGCAATACCAGTTTAAATTGGTCACAAATAACAAagacaaacataatacatgtaatgtcCATTCATATTAATGTGGTCACTCTCACCTGCCAATGCCCAGTCCCCATTGGGATGAACATGACCACTGTAGTACACAAAGTAGGTGTCAAAGCGCGGTCCGTCGCTGGTGGCCCGAGATAAGAAGCTCCTCAGCTTCATGTCCAGAGCGTCCGTGGTCAGCCCACTGGTGGAGAAGTCACAGCTATAGGTGTCAATCATGTGATAGAGGAAGAAGCGCTGGATAGTGTTCAGGAGACCCATGGAGCGGTTACTGTGCTCCTCAGCGGCACTCATCGGCAGCGGCATCGCCGACCCATCAGCCCTGTGGATGGACACAACAGCTATAGCTTTAATTGACTACtgtaaatgtgaccgtgcacctcaaaacgaacataaagtcgcacacactgattttgcgtgaggactgaaaataagtgaaatgggtcaacctagccaaacttgactttttcatattttctgaaagagcgggtcttcttttacattatgctaaaatttggtatcataaaacgggcaggaaagtgtgtttttttttggcagtttatctcgaacatttttggtagaatagtgtgattaggtgtgtctttagaatccctttttcatttctgaaaaaccttgtccacactcttcactttcaactctaataactttggaaaggatagtgctactgctttgaaagttggcattaattatggacagaatgtgttaatgaggcatgcttaatttcagtttaatctgataatcccttcattgttgttactctggtggtttacttcctgttttttgtcccattcatcgcacagccagcacggtttggtaaagattaagcgcttgaatagacactacttcagagcctcttttctcagttcacacttttcctgagtatgcgctttctttccaatatttagataggttaggagagtccatttgatttgagttatacatcattttaaagcttaaagtctgctctttcagaatatggtcttaactaaaaaaaatcatgtctggcgactttttgtttgttttgaggtgcagggtcacaaatgttgaaattttcacagcTTTTGTGCTACTTTATGCTGGAGCACGAATTCTAAAACCTGCAAATATggcttcacattttttttcttctttttttttttgcacattttgaacAGATTGAATCATGGACTCCATCAACTTCTTAGCAGTACGTGTATACTGTGGATTATAAGATCTACATGGCAGTAGAATGTGTATGAGTGCACATGTGTGTCCTACAGCAATCTGGCATCACATTCACTTTCATGCATGGAAATGTGCAATCCCACATGAGTAAGCAGCTCCATAACATGAGTTCAAGAACCCACAAATATTCTTAAAGCCCCACAGACTTTAGTATGTAAATGACCCCACCATGTCCTATCAAAATCATATGCACTTGGGTGAGGATTTTCTCATGATCTTTTatcaaaaatatacatgtatagtgagAGATTCCCATGTGTAGCAGGACTGAGTGAGAGGTCTTTCAGTTACCTGCAGAATGAGGATGGACCAACCACAGCATAGGAAGTGCAGGTGCCTCCCAGGGCTCCAGCCAGCTCGTACAGCAGTCCGTGCAGCATCCCCTCCATGGGCAGGACGATAAGCCAGCCCGCCATAAAGGCAGCATTGTGGTTCTGCCACATGACGGCGCCAAGGAACAGGGTGCTGAGGAGGGCGGACGCCACCAGCCGCCGGGAGATGGTGGTGAGGTAGCGCAGACCCCGGGAGGCCATGATCACGCTCAAGCTCTTGTTGGTCTCCCCGCTGATGGAGTGGTACGCGCGGTTGCATTCACGGAGCTTGCCGATGAAGCCCCACGCCGTTATGACGAAAACCACATGGAGACTTATCCAGAGGATTCCAAACACTGCGTAGGCAGGGATGGCGAAGTACCACTCCTCATGGATAATGGTAGCTTGTCCAGCCAGCCCTAAGAACAAGAGCTGACATGTGATGGCAAGCAGGAGTATGAGTCTGTGCACCAGATGACTGCGATTAATGATGCAGTTCCATCGCTCAAGTACCGACAGCCCACAGAAGTAAAAATCGAGAATGGGATCAATAAGCAGGCGACCAGCAAAGCAGCTCAGCGCAAACGGGTTGAAGAGAATGTTGACGGCTTGAAAGAAGAAGGTGCTTGATAAGAGAATGAAGAGAGTCAGGATAGGAATGGAACAGGCCACTTTTAACCGGAGCGACATGATGTTGAACGCCAGTGCAACCACGAGTAGCCATAAGCTTGCCATATACGAAGACTTAATCATGCAGGCTATTCCAAATCCTACACATTCATATTTTTCCACGGTTGTCAGGAGGCGAGAAGTGTAGCCTATTTGGCCCGACACGCGCTCTGCAAAGGATCTGATAACTTTGACGATGAGGCTGGTGATGAGAAGTCCATTGGTTGCCTTGGTGATTGGTTCAGTCATGTCCAGGTTCACATCCATGAAGGAGATGATGCCAAGCAGACATCCAAACCAGAGGTGTGTGAAGCTCAAGGTGTAGTCCACGAGGTCAAAGTAGTAGTAGAGGATTGCGGAGAGGGAGAAGATGAGGAGACCGAATGCCGTCAGGAGGATGATGGTGGAATCTCCGGTCAGCTGCCAGCAGGTGTACAGCCCGAGGCATACAGAGGCAAAGAGAATAATACCATCGAG includes these proteins:
- the LOC140239816 gene encoding transmembrane protein 168-like; amino-acid sequence: MPSVKYLTSHCLVLPFFVMKSLNVRCRLQLITILDGIILFASVCLGLYTCWQLTGDSTIILLTAFGLLIFSLSAILYYYFDLVDYTLSFTHLWFGCLLGIISFMDVNLDMTEPITKATNGLLITSLIVKVIRSFAERVSGQIGYTSRLLTTVEKYECVGFGIACMIKSSYMASLWLLVVALAFNIMSLRLKVACSIPILTLFILLSSTFFFQAVNILFNPFALSCFAGRLLIDPILDFYFCGLSVLERWNCIINRSHLVHRLILLLAITCQLLFLGLAGQATIIHEEWYFAIPAYAVFGILWISLHVVFVITAWGFIGKLRECNRAYHSISGETNKSLSVIMASRGLRYLTTISRRLVASALLSTLFLGAVMWQNHNAAFMAGWLIVLPMEGMLHGLLYELAGALGGTCTSYAVVGPSSFCRADGSAMPLPMSAAEEHSNRSMGLLNTIQRFFLYHMIDTYSCDFSTSGLTTDALDMKLRSFLSRATSDGPRFDTYFVYYSGHVHPNGDWALADNGILKFDSLLELWSSLDQQSGSRLIIMMDTRTSGDWPKRVQKDGDNFLAIQTSVLSKSTDPETGVTTSVGDFTKEWVDFNCTKETDITWHEQGRRIKASYAVSGRWGEFVFHQPTEAEMESHWQSNFPRATHPLIKLLQLPSALDVLSLCSSCLHCIRRWKLMWLPPKVINTGHGFKLVKS